A single Paenibacillus kribbensis DNA region contains:
- the flhF gene encoding flagellar biosynthesis protein FlhF: MRVKRYVVDTMPEAMLQIRGDLGTDAVILSTKEIKAGGFMGMFSKKKIEVVAAVEEKQPQKPQRIGTPRQQSFPIAKEPEQPEVPSAPVVPRQAAPEAYRRVTQMTGGSREGMADLTAGSEQTASASEHSSAGSDHSPETIAQLLTNEALFSNMETSSELLKQPMEPRVPDKSGAAENKALLNELREMKAMMTRFSRNSSLESTWPEPLQEICERLLEQEVERDLLEYWLERVYERRSEHLFAPESFDWEQALREEVAEFIRTRLDKGISKDTKIVYVAGPTGVGKTTTIAKLAAEQLFKHQRKVGFITSDTYRISAVEQLRTYATILNVPLEVVQSPGDVHRAIQRLEHCDLILMDTAGRNYRNELLVSELQSLLSPIKESETYLVLSMTSKSKDMLNITGHFSKFGLGKVVFTKMDETGSCGGMFNLLHHFPMQLAYITNGQNVPDDLLHPDTEMVTSMLLGAKALSGDSGDLI; the protein is encoded by the coding sequence ATGAGAGTGAAACGATATGTGGTGGATACCATGCCGGAAGCCATGCTGCAAATCAGGGGTGACTTAGGAACGGATGCCGTCATTTTAAGCACGAAGGAAATCAAGGCCGGCGGTTTTATGGGGATGTTCAGTAAAAAGAAAATCGAAGTGGTCGCTGCAGTAGAGGAGAAGCAACCTCAAAAGCCTCAGCGGATTGGAACCCCACGACAACAGTCTTTTCCTATAGCAAAGGAACCTGAACAGCCGGAGGTGCCATCGGCGCCTGTAGTTCCCAGACAAGCCGCTCCAGAAGCTTACCGGCGTGTAACGCAGATGACGGGCGGTTCCAGAGAGGGAATGGCTGATTTAACAGCCGGCTCGGAACAAACGGCATCAGCCTCGGAGCATTCATCTGCAGGGTCTGATCATAGTCCGGAAACAATAGCTCAACTCCTGACGAATGAAGCCTTATTTTCGAACATGGAAACGTCCAGTGAACTATTGAAGCAACCAATGGAACCAAGGGTTCCAGACAAGAGCGGCGCAGCGGAAAATAAGGCTCTGCTCAATGAATTACGGGAAATGAAAGCTATGATGACTCGCTTTTCCCGCAACTCCTCGCTGGAAAGTACTTGGCCGGAGCCATTGCAAGAGATTTGTGAACGATTGTTGGAACAGGAAGTGGAGCGTGATCTGCTGGAGTATTGGCTCGAACGAGTATATGAGCGACGTAGTGAGCACCTTTTTGCTCCAGAGTCTTTTGATTGGGAACAAGCCCTTCGTGAAGAAGTAGCCGAATTTATTCGGACAAGACTGGACAAAGGCATCTCAAAAGATACCAAAATTGTGTATGTGGCAGGCCCAACGGGGGTAGGGAAAACGACGACCATTGCCAAGCTGGCAGCAGAGCAGTTGTTTAAGCATCAACGCAAGGTTGGATTTATTACTTCTGATACGTATCGTATTTCGGCCGTTGAGCAACTGCGTACATATGCTACGATTTTGAATGTACCGCTTGAGGTTGTGCAATCTCCCGGGGATGTTCACAGAGCCATTCAGCGTCTGGAGCATTGTGACCTGATCCTCATGGATACTGCGGGACGAAACTATCGGAATGAGCTGCTGGTTTCCGAATTGCAAAGCCTGCTTTCACCTATTAAGGAAAGTGAGACGTATCTGGTGCTCAGCATGACGTCCAAAAGCAAGGATATGCTCAATATCACCGGCCATTTCAGTAAGTTCGGCCTTGGCAAGGTTGTATTTACGAAGATGGATGAGACGGGAAGCTGCGGAGGAATGTTTAATCTATTGCATCATTTTCCGATGCAACTAGCCTATATCACTAACGGACAAAATGTTCCTGATGATCTTCTTCATCCAGATACAGAAATGGTGACAAGCATGCTGCTCGGAGCCAAAGCATTATCAGGAGATAGCGGAGATTTGATATGA
- a CDS encoding MinD/ParA family protein, giving the protein MSDQAQSLRQMASALDKFRLPPRDRQAKIVTVTSGKGGVGKSNFTLNFALALQSLGRRVLVFDADIGMANIDVLMGANSQYNLLHLLKREKSMDEIIQTGVGGLPYIAGGSGLSELFALSDDDLNYFADEVEKMAANMDYILFDTGAGLSKENLKFITSADECIVVTTPEPTSLTDAYALIKVVSGLQKDTVFKIIVNRADNDNEARQVADKIALVARRFLEIDIPLLGHISDDTHVIQAVKRQVPFWVAFPGCAASRDVLNLAHRFAAMPQAPQSSTLSGIKGFMQKWLRRSVH; this is encoded by the coding sequence ATGAGCGACCAAGCCCAATCACTTAGACAGATGGCTTCAGCCTTGGATAAATTCCGATTGCCCCCACGTGATCGCCAGGCGAAAATTGTAACGGTCACCAGTGGTAAAGGCGGGGTAGGCAAATCCAATTTCACGCTCAACTTTGCTTTGGCCCTGCAATCCCTTGGTCGAAGGGTACTTGTATTTGACGCTGATATTGGTATGGCCAACATTGATGTGTTGATGGGGGCCAACTCACAATACAATCTTCTTCACCTGCTAAAACGTGAAAAATCAATGGATGAAATTATTCAAACGGGTGTAGGTGGTCTGCCTTATATTGCCGGAGGATCGGGCTTGAGCGAGCTGTTTGCGCTATCAGATGATGATCTGAATTATTTTGCCGATGAAGTAGAAAAAATGGCAGCAAATATGGATTATATTTTGTTTGACACCGGTGCGGGTTTGTCCAAGGAAAACCTTAAATTCATCACTTCAGCTGACGAATGTATAGTTGTAACCACACCGGAACCGACGTCCTTAACAGATGCTTATGCGCTAATCAAGGTCGTGAGCGGCTTGCAAAAGGATACGGTATTCAAAATTATAGTCAATCGTGCCGATAACGATAATGAGGCCCGTCAAGTTGCCGATAAGATTGCACTTGTTGCAAGACGTTTTTTGGAGATCGATATCCCGTTGCTTGGACATATCAGTGATGATACACATGTCATACAGGCAGTCAAAAGGCAAGTACCTTTCTGGGTTGCCTTTCCGGGATGTGCGGCCTCCAGAGATGTATTGAATCTGGCTCACCGTTTTGCAGCAATGCCGCAGGCTCCGCAATCTAGCACATTGAGCGGAATTAAAGGTTTTATGCAAAAATGGCTGCGACGTTCTGTACATTGA
- a CDS encoding chemotaxis protein CheB, whose protein sequence is MCAYRVLVVDDSAFMRKIISDLIVRDESFTIVGTAANGKEAVEKVKELQPDLVTLDVEMPEMNGLEALPLIMAAHPLPVIMLSGINEQGMKETIMALEAGAFDFIRKPSISHAQDIGQVSKALLEQMHTAMQAVRSRMERKEANERKAALEQENKTPLENPPEGQAVTEKRVEAPTEKTRITPPVSPPAISAQPKRVAGKPVQAAAKPETKRKQSETSVTGERKGQSSAQPSKPAKAPAAQPKQEPSNGTERKNRKLDISGTAAAKSLQGTDKAGLVKPEQRKTVTSSASSTPSTATPSVTAPAIPTPPKGLSFKKGVHTSNFRKLVAVGCSTGGPRALKTLLERIPGDFPAPIVIVQHMPPNFTRSLAQRLNTLSPLRVVEAEQGMTLETGTAYIAPGGYQLRIVPGAGGKYTVSLKTEEARNGHRPSVDTMFESLLPLTSLERHLVLLTGMGSDGAKMMKKLYDAGVQSTFAENEETCVVYGMPRSAVELKCVRHLLPMQEIAPKLVQVVK, encoded by the coding sequence ATGTGTGCTTACCGGGTGCTGGTTGTAGATGATTCGGCCTTTATGCGCAAAATTATTTCAGATTTAATTGTAAGGGATGAGTCGTTCACCATCGTAGGTACAGCTGCCAACGGCAAAGAGGCTGTAGAGAAGGTAAAGGAGTTACAGCCGGATCTGGTTACTCTGGATGTCGAAATGCCTGAAATGAATGGGCTTGAAGCATTGCCACTGATTATGGCAGCCCATCCGTTGCCTGTCATTATGTTGTCTGGCATTAATGAGCAGGGCATGAAGGAGACCATCATGGCTCTGGAGGCAGGAGCTTTCGATTTTATAAGAAAGCCATCCATATCTCATGCGCAAGACATTGGGCAGGTGAGCAAGGCGCTGCTGGAGCAGATGCATACCGCTATGCAAGCAGTGCGCAGCCGTATGGAGCGGAAGGAAGCGAATGAGCGCAAAGCAGCACTGGAGCAAGAAAATAAAACGCCACTGGAAAACCCTCCAGAGGGACAGGCTGTGACAGAGAAACGAGTGGAAGCACCAACAGAGAAGACCCGTATTACTCCTCCAGTTTCTCCACCTGCTATATCGGCGCAGCCGAAGCGAGTTGCTGGCAAACCCGTCCAGGCTGCTGCCAAGCCAGAAACAAAACGGAAGCAGTCAGAAACATCTGTGACTGGTGAGCGCAAAGGTCAATCCTCGGCTCAGCCGAGCAAGCCAGCGAAAGCACCTGCTGCGCAGCCGAAGCAGGAACCGTCCAATGGTACGGAACGAAAGAATAGGAAACTGGATATTTCCGGTACGGCTGCTGCCAAATCGCTGCAGGGGACGGACAAGGCAGGACTGGTTAAGCCGGAGCAGCGGAAGACCGTAACTTCATCGGCTTCTTCCACTCCTTCAACGGCTACGCCTTCGGTAACGGCACCTGCAATTCCGACTCCACCTAAGGGGCTGTCTTTTAAAAAAGGTGTGCATACATCCAACTTTCGCAAGCTGGTAGCGGTCGGATGCTCTACAGGTGGCCCGCGGGCGCTGAAGACGTTGCTGGAGCGCATTCCTGGGGATTTTCCTGCCCCCATCGTCATCGTTCAACATATGCCTCCTAACTTTACTCGCTCGCTGGCACAACGTCTGAACACGTTGAGCCCTCTCCGAGTAGTGGAGGCAGAGCAGGGAATGACGCTGGAGACCGGTACCGCCTACATCGCTCCAGGAGGATATCAGTTAAGAATTGTGCCAGGAGCGGGCGGTAAATACACCGTTTCACTGAAGACGGAAGAAGCTCGTAATGGTCACCGTCCTTCTGTAGATACGATGTTCGAATCCTTGCTCCCGTTAACCTCGCTGGAACGGCATCTAGTGTTGTTGACTGGCATGGGAAGCGACGGAGCTAAAATGATGAAAAAGCTTTATGATGCTGGGGTACAGTCCACATTTGCTGAAAATGAAGAAACTTGTGTCGTGTACGGAATGCCCCGCTCAGCAGTAGAGTTAAAATGTGTGCGTCACCTTCTGCCTATGCAGGAGATCGCCCCCAAGCTTGTACAAGTTGTGAAATAA